A genomic region of Cotesia glomerata isolate CgM1 linkage group LG9, MPM_Cglom_v2.3, whole genome shotgun sequence contains the following coding sequences:
- the LOC123272142 gene encoding solute carrier family 12 member 8 yields the protein MEVRNDDDNPRGDQQFNWKYGAGVDGGKNNAGGSTDRYYTRSNVNNNNNNNNYDGIGSIDSVATADIYPSGDNELYAQEYNADPWWKSNFFISQPVLFGTWDGVFTSCLINIFGVIVLLRSGWIVGQAGALNAVLIILSTICVALVTVLSAVGICERCRVESGGVYFLLSHVLGSRFGGSIGLLYCFGQAVGCALNVLGFGESMAELVGLETPWTQRGFACAAVILLSIINIAGVKWVIKLQFLLLVILLLAAGDFIIGSFTHENPEAGFDGWLSGNLRNNTFSQYQSDYGWFTVFGVFFPTVTGVLAGINMSGDLRHPSKDIPNGTLAALATGAILYLVFSLFLAATCSRAALLENFMIASTVSAFSVLLLAGLYVSSFSSCLGAMYGTPRVLQSIAGQNVIPGISCLQHGRGPNKVPIYAMIVVAIVTLTFIIIGEINTLAPIVTMPFLLTYACMDYAYFALAQTFDLQHTREQRFRVQQTPTFDRSNYGAAGTLGYNNHNYNDNNVGNEYDGNNDLDSLFPERTRHKNLVRTSSVNSETIGNVDISSSPSIEDIPNNNLSNTNNLERKNPHIHGKLGNWYSPLCNRWFSLFGALVKLLIMFLVHWGYALANIIVVFLVWSYVGHANPAVKPGVSAEFKLFDWLKSCILRLVGRKVYDYEQIVVTPIHPGVQVSSAQLNEENQDFAGRRRYHQTATVTGQYVCVD from the exons atggaGGTTAGAAATGACGACGATAATCCCCGAGGCgatcaacaatttaattggAAATACGGTGCGGGTGTTGATGGTGGGAAAAATAACGCAGGAGGTTCCACAGATCGTTATTACACCCGGAGTAACgtaaacaacaacaacaacaacaacaattatGATGGGATCGGGTCGATTGACAGTGTTGCGACTGCTGACATTTATCCGTCAGGAGACAACGAGCTCTACGCACAGGAATAT aaTGCTGATCCTTGGtggaaatcaaattttttcatctccCAACCAGTATTGTTTGGCACTTGGGACGGTGTGTTTACGTCCTGtctgataaatatatttggtGTTATTGTTCTGCTGAGGTCCGGATGGATTGTTGGACAAGCAGGAGCTTTGAATgctgttttaattattttatcaacaa tttgtGTAGCTTTAGTGACAGTTTTATCAGCAGTGGGAATTTGCGAGAGATGCAGAGTTGAAAGTGGTGGAGTCTATTTTCTACTATCTCATGTTTTAGGATCCAGATTTGGTGGATCTATTGGATTACTTTATTGTTTTGGCCag GCAGTTGGATGTGCATTGAACGTTTTGGGATTTGGAGAATCAATGGCGGAATTAGTGGGGCTAGAAACACCCTGGACTCAACGAGGTTTCGCGTGTGCCGccgttattttattatcaataataaacatCGCTGGAGTAAAATGGGTGATTAAATTACAGTTTCTCCTTCTGGTGATTCTGCTCCTGGCAGCTGGTGATTTTATAATCGGAAGTTTTACTCACGAAAATCCAG AGGCTGGATTTGATGGATGGTTGTCGGGAAATCTGAGAAATAATACATTTTCTCAGTATCAAAGTGACTACGGGTGGTTTACAGTATTTGGAGTATTTTTTCCAACAGTCACTGGAGTCCTGGCTGGAATAAACATGAGCGGTGATTTACGGCATCCATCAAAAGATATTCCCAACGGTACTTTGGCAGCATTAGCAACTGG tgCGATTCTTTACCTGGTATTTTCACTATTCCTCGCAGCAACATGCTCGAGAGCAGCTTTGCTGGAGAATTTTATGATCGCATCAACCGTATCTGCCTTTTCAGTTCTTCTATTAGCAGGACTGTACGTCTCGTCATTCAGCAGTTGTCTGGGTGCAATGTACGGGACACCTCGAGTGCTCCAATCAATTGCTGGACAGAATGTTATCCCTGGAATAAGCTGTCTGCAGCACGGTCGTGGCCCCAATAAAGTACCTATCTACGCAATGATTGTCGTCGCTATTGTCACGCTGACTTTTATAATTATCGGGGAGATAAACACACTCGCGCCGATAGTGACAATGCCCTTTTTGTTAACGTACGCATGCATGGACTATGCGTACTTTGCTTTAGCACAAACCTTTGATCTTCAACACACGCGAGAACAAAGATTCCGAGTTCAGCAGACTCCTACTTTTGACCGATCTAACTATGGCGCTGCTGGTACTTTGGGTTATAATAATCACAATTACAATGACAATAATGTTGGCAATGAGTACGATGGTAACAATGATTTAGATTCGCTCTTTCCTGAAAGGACTCGTCATAAAAATCTtgtg AGAACTTCAAGTGTTAATTCAGAAACAATAGGAAACGTTGACATATCATCTTCACCGAGTATCGAAGACATACCAAATAATAACTTATcaaatactaataatttagAACGTAAGAATCCACATATTCATGGAAAACTAGGAAATTGGTACAGCCCGCTTTGCAACAGATGGTTTTCATTATTTGGC GCTCTTGTCAAATTGTTGATAATGTTTCTGGTCCACTGGGGGTACGCATTAGCGAATATAATCGTCGTGTTCCTCGTCTGGAGCTACGTGGGTCACGCGAATCCAGCAGTAAAGCCGGGAGTATCAGCGGAATTCAAACTATTCGATTGGCTGAAGAGTTGTATTTTGAGACTAGTAGGCCGTAAGGTGTATGATTATGAGCAGATTGTCGTCACACCGATACACCCTGGTGTCCAAGTATCGTCGGCGCAGTTGAACGAGGAGAACCAGGATTTCGCAGGGCGACGACGATACCACCAGACAGCTACTGTCACCGGTCAATATGTCTGCGTTgactga